A single window of Gossypium arboreum isolate Shixiya-1 chromosome 13, ASM2569848v2, whole genome shotgun sequence DNA harbors:
- the LOC108463716 gene encoding putative multidrug resistance protein, protein MVSKDGMFRYADNVDKLLMFFGTLGSIGDGLQYPLTMLVLSKVINEYGDPNAKLSNDTVDKYALRLLYVSIVVGLSAFVEGVCWTRTAERQTSRIRTKYLKSVLRQEVGFFDTQETGISTTFQVVSTISADANAIQVAICDKIPNCLAFLSTFFFCLVVSFILSWRITLAAIPLTLFFIVPGLVFGKLMMDVIMKMIESYGVAGGIAEQAISSIRTVYSYVAENQTIEKFSHALERTLELGVKQGFAKGLLMGSMGSIYVGWAFQAWVGTYLVTEKGEKGGSVFAAGINVVMGGLSVLGALPNLTGITEATVAATRIFEMVNRDPSIDADDSKGKALSYVRGEIEFKDIYFSYPSRPDSPVLQGLNLRIPAGKSVGLVGGSGSGKSTTIALLQRFYDPNDGEVLLDGYKIRRLQLKWLRSQMGLVSQEPVLFATSIKENILFGKDGASMEDVISAAKVANAHDFIVKLPEGYETHVGQFGFQMSGGQKQRIAIARALIRDPRILLLDEATSALDAQAERIVQEAIDKASKGRTSIIIAHRLMTIRNANLIVVLQDGRVIESGSPNELMQMNDGEGGEYHRMVELQKMALQNEVSDDSSYKTEGRYHHRVNVAQSPMSYRSSAASTPALSPFSPALSVGTPYSYTIQYDPDDDSIDENFKQVSHPTPSQWRLLKMNAPEWGRALVGSVAAIGSGAVQPINAYCVGLLISIYFRGNKSEIKSKSRTLSFVFLGIAALNFTSSLLQHYNFAIMGEKLTKRVREKFLEKLMTFEVGFFDEEENTSAAICTRLATEASMVRSLVGDRMSLLVQAIFGSIFAYIVALKLSWRLSLVMIAVQPLVVGSFYARSMLMKSMSGKAQKAQKEGSQLASEAVVNHRTITAFSSQKRILGLFKDTLKGPKEESVRHSWLSGLGLFSSQFFNTASTALAYWYGGRLLTQGLITSEHLFQAFLVLLFTAYVIAEAGSMTNDLSKGNSAIRSVFAILDRKTEIDPNHSWALEVKKTIKGRIELKNVFFAYPTRPDQLIFKGLNLRIEAGRTVALAGQSGSGKSTVIGLIERFYDPTKGSVFIDAQDIKNYNLRMLRTHIALVSQEPTLFAGTIRENIAYGKENAKESEIRKAAKLANAHEFISGMKDGYDTNCGERGVQLSGGQKQRIALARAILKNPSILLLDEATSALDSVSEKLVQEALEKMMVSRTCVVVAHRLSTIQKADTIAVIKNGKVAEHGSHNELLSLGRGGAYYSLIKLQGGSSPYR, encoded by the exons ATGGTTTCCAAAGATGGCATGTTTCGATATGCTGACAATGTCGACAAGCTGTTAATGTTTTTCGGAACTTTGGGTAGTATCGGAGATGGATTGCAGTACCCTCTTACAATGCTTGTTCTTAGCAAAGTGATCAATGAGTATGGAGATCCCAATGCCAAATTGTCTAATGATACTGTAGATAAG TATGCACTTAGGCTGCTCTATGTTTCGATCGTAGTTGGACTTTCGGCATTTGTCG AAGGGGTTTGTTGGACACGAACCGCAGAGAGACAAACTTCCCGAATAAGGACAAAATACTTAAAATCTGTCCTTAGACAGGAAGTTGGTTTCTTTGACACTCAGGAGACTGGTATCTCCACGACCTTCCAAGTCGTGTCAACGATATCTGCAGATGCCAATGCAATCCAAGTTGCAATATGTGATAAG ATACCGAATTGCCTTGCATTTCTTTCAACCTTCTTCTTCTGCCTCGTTGTTTCCTTCATACTTTCATGGAGAATTACATTAGCAGCGATTCCATTGACGTTGTTCTTCATTGTTCCTGGGCTGGTATTTGGGAAACTGATGATGGATGTGATAATGAAAATGATTGAATCTTATGGTGTTGCAGGTGGGATTGCAGAACAAGCAATTTCCTCCATAAGAACTGTATATTCATATGTAGCTGAGAATCAAACAATAGAAAAATTCAGCCATGCACTTGAAAGGACCTTGGAATTGGGAGTAAAGCAAGGTTTTGCAAAGGGATTGTTGATGGGAAGTATGGGAAGCATTTATGTGGGATGGGCTTTTCAAGCATGGGTTGGGACTTACTTGGTCACTGAGAAAGGCGAAAAAGGTGGTTCAGTTTTTGCAGCCGGAATCAATGTCGTAATGGGAGGATT GAGTGTGTTGGGTGCACTACCGAATTTAACTGGCATCACCGAGGCAACCGTTGCTGCTACTAGGATTTTCGAGATGGTTAACCGGGATCCTTCTATCGATGCAGACGATAGCAAAGGAAAGGCTTTGTCATATGTAAGAGGAGAGATTGAATTTAAGGACATATATTTTAGCTATCCATCAAGACCTGATTCACCTGTCTTGCAAGGTTTGAATCTTAGAATCCCAGCCGGAAAGTCTGTCGGTCTTGTTGGAGGCAGCGGTTCAGGCAAGTCCACAACCATTGCATTGCTTCAAAGGTTTTATGATCCTAATGATGGAGAAGTTCTTTTGGATGGATACAAAATAAGGAGACTTCAGTTGAAATGGTTGAGATCTCAAATGGGACTAGTTAGTCAAGAACCTGTACTCTTTGCAACatccataaaagaaaatatactGTTCGGGAAAGACGGAGCATCGATGGAAGATGTAATAAGTGCAGCTAAAGTGGCCAATGCGCAtgacttcattgtcaaattaccAGAAGGATACGAAACTCAT GTTGGTCAGTTCGGGTTTCAGATGTCTGGTGGCCAGAAGCAGCGAATTGCCATAGCTAGGGCTTTGATCCGGGACCCTAGAATCTTGCTTTTGGATGAAGCTACAAGTGCACTAGATGCACAAGCTGAAAGGATAGTGCAAGAGGCGATCGACAAGGCATCCAAAGGGAGGACATCGATCATCATTGCTCACCGCCTGATGACAATAAGAAATGCAAATCTTATTGTGGTTCTACAAGATGGTAGAGTGATTGAATCAGGGTCCCCTAATGAACTAATGCAAATGAATGATGGAGAAGGCGGAGAATACCACCGGATGGTAGAGTTGCAGAAAATGGCATTGCAAAATGAAGTTTCTGATGACTCAAGTTACAAAACCGAAGGAAGATATCACCACAGGGTGAATGTTGCACAAAGTCCGATGAGCTATAGATCGAGTGCTGCGAGCACGCCAGCATTGAGCCCTTTTAGCCCTGCTCTATCAGTGGGAACACCCTATTCCTACACTATCCAATATGATCCCGATGATGACAGTATTGATGAAAACTTCAAGCAAGTATCTCATCCTACTCCATCACAATGGCGTCTGTTAAAAATGAATGCGCCGGAATGGGGAAGAGCCTTGGTTGGAAGTGTGGCTGCAATTGGCTCTGGAGCAGTTCAACCTATAAATGCATACTGTGTTGGCTTACTTATATCGATTTACTTCCGTGGAAACAAATCCGAAATCAAGTCGAAATCCAGAACTTTGTCATTCGTTTTCTTAGGCATAGCTGCTCTTAACTTCACATCCAGTCTCCTCCAACACTACAATTTTGCTATCATGGGAGAGAAGTTAACGAAAAGGGTACGGGAGAAATTTCTGGAGAAGTTGATGACTTTTGAGGTCGGTTTTTTCGATGAAGAGGAGAACACAAGTGCAGCCATTTGCACAAGATTGGCTACTGAAGCCAGCATGGTTCGTTCCCTTGTTGGGGATCGAATGTCATTGCTGGTTCAAGCCATTTTTGGGTCCATTTTTGCATACATAGTAGCACTTAAACTTAGCTGGAGGTTATCACTTGTGATGATCGCAGTTCAACCGTTAGTCGTCGGAAGCTTTTATGCAAGGAGCATGTTGATGAAGAGTATGTCTGGAAAGGCGCAAAAAGCACAGAAGGAAGGAAGCCAACTAGCAAGTGAAGCTGTTGTAAACCACAGAACTATCACTGCCTTTTCATCTCAGAAAAGAATATTGGGGCTCTTCAAAGACACGTTAAAGGGTCCAAAAGAGGAAAGTGTCCGACATTCGTGGCTTTCGGGTTTAGGCCTCTTTAGCTCTCAATTTTTCAACACAGCTTCTACAGCATTAGCTTACTGGTATGGTGGGAGACTATTGACACAAGGGTTAATAACATCAGAGCACCTTTTTCAAGCTTTCTTGGTGTTGCTATTCACTGCTTATGTCATTGCTGAAGCTGGAAGCATGACCAATGATTTATCGAAAGGAAATAGTGCCATTCGATCAGTTTTTGCAATCCTCGATAGGAAAACAGAGATCGATCCTAATCATTCATGGGCTCTAGAGGTTAAAAAGACGATTAAGGGACGAATAGAGCTCAAAAATGTGTTCTTTGCATACCCAACCAGACCTGACCAATTGATATTTAAGGGTTTAAACCTTAGAATTGAAGCAGGGAGGACAGTTGCCCTAGCGGGACAAAGTGGTTCTGGAAAATCTACCGTTATCGGACTTATTGAGAGGTTTTATGATCCGACGAAAGGATCAGTATTCATAGATGCGCAGGATATAAAGAACTATAATTTGAGAATGCTGAGAACACATATTGCACTTGTGAGTCAGGAGCCAACCTTGTTTGCAGGAACGATCCGCGAAAACATTGCCTACGGGAAAGAGAATGCTAAAGAATCCGAGATACGAAAGGCTGCAAAGCTTGCCAATGCACATGAATTTATAAG TGGGATGAAAGATGGCTACGACACAAATTGTGGAGAAAGAGGTGTTCAACTATCAGGGGGTCAAAAACAGCGGATCGCACTCGCACGAGCCATACTAAAGAACCCTTCAATTCTCCTGCTGGATGAGGCCACCAGTGCACTTGATAGTGTCTCAGAAAAATTGGTTCAAGAAGCACTTGAGAAGATGATGGTGAGCAGAACATGCGTGGTGGTTGCTCACCGGCTATCGACCATTCAAAAAGCTGATACTATTGCCGTTATCAAGAACGGGAAAGTTGCGGAACATGGTTCACATAATGAACTACTTTCTTTAGGTCGTGGTGGAGCATATTATTCGCTGATAAAACTACAGGGTGGGAGTTCTCCTTATAGGTAA
- the LOC108463112 gene encoding protein CHLORORESPIRATORY REDUCTION 41, chloroplastic gives MASTLLHFLSPPNLLHNHTSNLSSISNNPSKTLHFPIKCTSPTSESSQSDFPSPISHETTTSPESFPIEKRRRSEIVRERRPRPDIAKPEPPNFEVGWRRTKEINLEKPKGYVIMDFLEKLEGLMGREFGSTELLAKAGEIVAERAREEAEVLRDEGEVEDRMVTELFRVLKLMEMDLAMVKAAVKDETLSERLEQAKARCRQAILVANSF, from the coding sequence ATGGCTTCCACTCTGCTTCACTTCCTTTCTCCCCCAAACCTTCTCCATAACCATACATCAAACCTCTCATCAATCTCCAATAACCCATCAAAAACATTACATTTCCCCATCAAATGCACTTCCCCAACCTCAGAATCATCTCAATCGGATTTCCCATCTCCAATTTCCCACGAAACCACCACAAGTCCAGAAAGTTTCCCCATCGAGAAACGAAGAAGATCGGAAATCGTCCGAGAAAGAAGGCCGAGACCCGACATCGCAAAACCGGAACCGCCGAATTTCGAGGTGGGATGGAGGAGGACAAAGGAGATTAACTTGGAGAAACCCAAAGGGTACGTGATAATGGATTTTTTGGAGAAGCTGGAAGGGTTGATGGGGAGAGAGTTTGGGTCGACGGAACTGTTGGCGAAAGCAGGGGAAATCGTGGCGGAAAGAGCGAGGGAAGAAGCGGAGGTGTTGAGGGATGAAGGGGAAGTAGAAGATAGGATGGTGACGGAGTTGTTTAGGGTATTGAAGTTGATGGAAATGGATTTGGCTATGGTGAAAGCTGCTGTGAAAGATGAGACCTTGAGTGAGAGGCTTGAACAAGCTAAAGCTAGGTGCAGGCAGGCCATTCTTGTGGCTAATTCTTTTTGA